The DNA segment ACTCTCCATCTCTTACTTCTTGCCCTCTCTTACAAATGTATCCAAAAAATCGCAAAACCTGGGCATGGCGTTACGAGAACGGTCAGCAGATTTTCTTGAGCTTACGGATCACACAATACAAAATACCCTGCACGGTTTATATCCCGACCTTGGAGACCTGGTGAAGTATCTTGCGATAGAAGAAGTAAAAGAAAATGCCCTACCCTCAGTAGAGACATTGCAAGAACGTCAGCGCCATTATATTTATTTTGGATTCAGGCTGTATACTAATAAAAATGTTCATGAATTTGTGCGAGAAAATGCCATTGTTATTGAGGAAGAAAAAGTTCCTATGGGCGCTACGGAGTTTGCAGGTCAAACTGCTATGGGCGGTAAAGCGCAGGGGCGAGTTCGTATTTTGCGGAAAAAATCAGAAATACCTTTTCTCCAAAAGGGAGAGATCTTGGCAACCGCAATGACAACCCCTGATTATTTGCCTGCCATGCGTAATGCAGTGGCATTTATTACCGATGAAGGAGGCATTACTTGCCATGCTGCCATAGTCGCAAGAGAGCTGGGAAAACCCTGCATTATTGGCACAAAGATCGCCACCCAGGTGTTAAAAGACGGCGACTTGGTAGAAGTGGATGCGAATCATGGAATAGTCAAGATATTAAAAAGAGCCGTGCGAGATCTCGAGCAATCACGGCCGATTACGACGTCGCAATCGGTTGGCATAGAAGAATCTTTGGAAAAGAGGTTTCTTAATGCTCTGGGAGAAGACGAGCTCTTTAAAGTAGAGGGGGATTTTTTGTTGTTACTGGTGGCGATTGACTGGTTTAACTACTATGATGAAAAAGGGAAGGTGAAAAATGTGTATCCGGCGCTGTGCCTTAAGAGCGGTTCCACCCTCAACATTTATTGGAGTCTTAGCAAGTATCGGGAAGTTTCTAAAATGATGTTTCGGATGTATCTGGACAAAAAACTAGACCTAAAGGATTTTCATGAAAAGTATCATGTGCTCAAGCATGAGATAGATGATTTTTATCACGCATATTATATCAGCGGCCACACTGATGAGTCGGCATTGCTTGCCAAACTTGGTCGCACACACACTTTCTTGCGGGAGATAGACCTGCAGACACTCTTTTTAGATGCGCTCGACCAGCGGGCCATAGAAGAAGTGTTAAAGGAAAGAAGCATAGAGATTGATTTAGCTAAAGTATGGCGGGTATCGCACATACTCGACTCGTATTCCTTCCATACCAAGAATAAGGATGATATTTTGGCGTCCTACAAGAAAAGACCAGAGTCACTTCAGTACGTCTACTCTAATTACGTGCACATATGTTCACCAAGCGAGGTTCGAAAGAAGGTGCGCCTGCTCGATATCTCCGCGTTGAAAGGCGAGCTTGAAAAAAATAAAAAAGAAGCCAAAGAAAATTTAGTGGCAAAGCGGAAAGAAGTTTCAAAACTCTCGCCATTCGAGCGGAAGATATTAGTCTTTGTGGATCTAGCCGGCTATTTGCGCGATGACCGTAAGACGCTTATTACGAAGTGCGATGTGCTTTTGTTTAACCTCACATCAGATCTTTACAAGCTTTGGGGCATACGCAAGGAGCTGGTTCCCGTGTCACTGGTGAGCGACGTCCTCAAGGGGAGGGAACGCATAAGGGCTCTTGTACCCACTCTCACGGCCAGATTAAATAAAACGGTACTATTCACGACGGATGGGAAAAACTATAAAGAGAGCATGGAGGAAGCTGCAGAGGAGATAGAAGCAGCTTACCAGCGTCAGCATGCGCCTAAAGACGCCTCAGTGTTGAGGGGCGAGTCGGCTTCGACGGGCCTGGCGCGGGGAAGAGTACGCGTGATTATAAAAAAGAAGGATTTCTATATGTTTCGGGACGGAGAGATCCTCGTTGCGGCAATGACCCGGCCTGAATTTGTGCCGTTAATGAAAAAAGCAAAGGCGATTGTAACTGACGAAGGCGGTATCACAAGCCACGCGGCCATAGTATCTCGCGAGCTTGGGAAGCCCTGCATCATCGGAACGCGCGTCGCCACCAAATTACTGAAAGACGGCGACTTGGTGGAAGTGGATGCGGAGCGCGGCGTCGTTCGTATTTTAGAGAAGAAGCCAAGCGAAGTCCCGCCCAGCGGGACGGACAGGGGAGTGGTGAGGATTTTAAAAAAACTATGAATAAAAAATACACAGTTCCTGCTATAGCCGACGACAACCTTGTTTATTTTGGTCAACGAGTGGAGCTATACTTCGCGTCGGCAATGGTAGCGGGAGGCATGACGGATAAAAAGTTACTCAAACGTGGTTATTTTTGACAGTGCCGATCGTCAAAAAACAGGAGAAACTCTCGGACTGGATCTCAAAAAACTTACGGAGCTCCGGGAAGAGTATATGAAACGTTACCACGTCAGATACAAAGAAGAACCACGCTAGAGGATTGTAATGAGTCTTATCGTGTATGGCATCCGAACTTTCTAATAGAAACATCGCATTCGTCCACGACTACCTGCTCAATCCCGGCGGAGCAGAGCGGGTTTTAGGCGCGATGGCAGGAGTTTTTCCTGAAGCACCGATTCATGCTCTATTGTATGATGAGGAAAAGATCGGGCATCTTTTTCCGAAGGAACGCGTGATAATATCATTTCTTCAGCGCTTTCCAAAATTTTTTCAAAATCGACCAAAGTATCTTGCACCGCTTCTTCCCATTGCCGCAGAATCGTTTGATTTGCGTGATTACGAGTTGGTCATTTCCTCTTCAAGCGCATTTGCAAAAGGCGTTGTGACGCGCGCAAGAACGACACATATCTGCTACTGCCACAGCCCCATGCGCTACGCGTGGGATTTTACGCACGAATACCAGACCGACACGCGTGAGAAACGAACAATCCGTTTTCCGGTAAGACTTATACAGCACTATCTGCGGCTCTGGGACCGCACAGCCGCAGACCGCGTACATTATTTCATTGCCAATTCAAAAACGGTCTCCGCCCGCATAAAAAAATATTATCGTAGAGATGCTGCGGTCATATACCCTCCCGTTGCCGTTGACGCGTACCGCCCGACAGAAGCACATGACGGTTATTTTCTCATCGTATCCCGCCTCGTTCCTTATAAACGCGTTGATTTGGCCGTTCAGGCGTTCAACAAGCTCCAACTTCCACTGGTGGTAGCGGGAGATGGGGTGGAGCGCAAGAACCTCGAACGTATCGCAGGACCTACCGTACAATTTCTTGGTCCTGTTTCTGAGGAGAAAAAAAGTGAATTGATGGAACGATGCAGGGCATTTATTTTCCCCGGCGAAGACGATTTCGGCATTACGGCAGTGGAGGCTATGGCGGCCGGAAAGCCGGTACTTGCGTATCGCAAAGGAGGTGTTTGCGAGACGGTTATTGAAGGAGTGACGGGAGAGTTCTTTGATGACCCGGCTCCCGAGGCGCTTGCGGATGGCGTTCGCCGTCTTCGCGAGAATCTGCAAAGTTACGATCATGCGCTCATACGGAAGCGAGCGGAAGAATTTCGCACGGAGCGTTTCCAAAAGGAGTTCAGAGCCTATCTCAAAAATACTTTTTAGGCGAAATTACAGATTTTGAGGCGAGAGCCGCGCCACAGAAGCGAGGCGTATTACAGAGTAATACGGTGAGTCTTCGAGAAGCGGCTCGCAGCCCAAAATCTGGGGTTGCAGGCAAGAAGAATTTTTGAGATAGGCTCTCGAGGAATATGTGGCGAAAGTGTCCGTTTTTTGATACCATGGTATCATGAACACCCCTTCTCAATTATATGAGCGGCTTCTCAAGACACATGAAAAGGGGAGAGTTGCGCATTGTTATCTTTTTACGGGACCCAGGGGAGCTGGGAAAATGGATGTTGCAATGGATCTAGCCGGTACCCTGCTTAATACTCCAAGAGAGCGCCTTTCTCTGCATCCCGACATGTTAGTGTTAGAACGCTCTTGCGATACAGACGAGCACAAAGAAATCAGTATTAACGAAGTACGCACGCTCAAGCAACGGCTTTCGTTCACCGCGGGGATGGGAGGATGGAAAGTAGCTATTCTCGAGGGAGCGGAACTGCTCTCAAAGGAAGCGGCTTCTGCGCTTCTTAAGGTTTTGGAATCGCCGACGGGGAAAACTGTTATTGTGCTTATTGCGGAACGATATGGCGCTGTGCTGCCGACCATACGTTCGCGCGCAGTCCGCGTCTCGTTTCCACCGCCGGGCGCCGCGTCAGAAAAGAAAGAGTTCTCCGAAGAACAGACCGTGGAATTTAAAAAGTTTTTCAGCGAGGTCTCGCACATACCGTATGCATTGCGCTTCAAGGCAAGCGAGCGTTATGCTAAAAGCGCCGGGGATCGTCAAGCTCTCTTGCGATACGCCGCCCTGTTGTTCCATACAGAACTGCTTGAGTGCGCTCGCGAGTCTATAGTGGCCAGGAAATGCTGTGCGCGCGTCCGAGCACTTATTCGCACCGATGCATTGCTTATGCATACGAACGCGAACCCCAGATTGTTGTTGGATGTTTTTCTTATGAATTTATAGTAGCGGTATGAATCCCGTTAGAGGCCGCGGTCGCTAGCGAGGATTTAAATGAAACAAACTTTTTAGTGAATTCTTACTAATTTATCAAGGTATCACGGTCTCAAAAGACCGCGACCTGCCTCTAACGGGATGAAGGCCACTATCGTCATCGTAATTACCATTGGTATTGTGGTCGTTGGAGCCATTGTCGGCCTTACGTTGCTTTTCGGGCGCTCGAAAAATGGCGCTCCAGCGGACGCAGGCATGACATTGAACCTCGGCAAGACCGGAGCCGATGGCGGCGTATTTGTAACGGAAGACGGCGGAGTCAATTGGAAGCAACGGGTGAAATTCAGCGAAAAATCTAACATTGGCAGTATTGATGTCAATGATATCGTTTTTCATCCACAAAATAAGACAAAAATATTTCTTGCCTCAACGGGAAACGGTCTTTTTACCTCCACAAGCGGTTCGGAACCCTGGGTTCGGGTAACCGATGAAAAGAACGTTCTTACGCAAGACACCACGGTCCATCAGATCGCGTTTGACCCCAAAGACCCGCAGTATTTTTATCTTGCGGTTGCGCGCGGGGAGGTAGGTAGGGTTTTGAGGACCGAGGACGGAGGGAAATCGTTCAAAGAAGTATACCAGACGCCAAAATCAAAATCGGCCGTCTACGCCGTTTCTGTGGATCCCGATGTTTCGGAGCGTCTTTATATTGGCACCGCGGAAGGTGGCTTATTTGTGAGCCAAAACCGGGGAGAAAGTTGGAGCGTAGTAAAGTGGTTCCCCAGCCCAGTTCGGCGTATCAATATTCATCCGCAGGATGCGAACTTCATGTATCTTACGTTCCTGGGCAAGGACCTTCCCAAAATCCAGCGCTCCTACGACCACGGCGGAACGTGGGGAGAGCTTAAAGTGAATCCCCCGAAAGGACAGCGCCTCACGGGCATTTTTGGGCTCACATTCCATCCTACGGACGCCAATGTGCTGTACTTGGCAACATCTGCGGGGGTGTTTAAGACCCCGGATGCCGGGGCGACCTGGCAGGAGTTTCCGCTTATTATTCCTCCTTCACTTTTACCCGTTTTTTCGGTTTTGGTAGATCTGAAAAATCCGGAAAACGTTTATGTTGCGGCCACCTCGCAAATATACAAAAGCAGGGATAGCGGCGTAAGCTGGGAAGTGCATAGGGTGCCTACGACCAAGAACGTGCGTGTGCTCGTGTTCTCGCCCGTGTCCAGCGATATTCTGTGGGCAGGGTTAAGAAAGTAAGGGGTGTCTGCTCGTTCTCCGGGCTTCAAATAGAATATAAGATTTATGGAGCATTCACACGAGAAATCAATTTCTTTTTGGCTTATTTCTTTGCTCATTCCTTCTATTGTTATAGCAGTGGGGATTTCCTTCTTATCAAGGCCACCACATGATTATGGGTGTCCTTCGGATAAGGTAGAAAAAAGAGAAATACGTCTTAAAACGGACTTACCTGGTCCTTACGCAAAATCAAATATTCTTAAACCTGGGAGTTCTGGATCGAATGATTGGGAAGAAACTGGATTTTCTATTCTCATTCCATTTAACGAATATGAACAAGAAATTAAAAAAACACTCGATTTTAATGTAACCTTCTTAGAAGAGAAGAGGGTTGAGGCTGTGGCAAGAGGGGTGGTTGACGTAACAAAGTTTAGCCCAAGTACATATTTTTATTTTCTAACACGTATGTCTAAAGGGGAAGCTACTCTTCTCGATGCTAATTCAAATAGAATACCCAAAATTTATGATATTGTAAGTACTTCGTCTTGCGGTCATGCGCACTGCGGCGAATATGAGATCAACGGGATGTTAATGGGCCAGGAATGTGTAGTATCGTGAGTAGATATAATCTTCAAACGGATAGCGCCATTCGGAATAAGTCACTTAATGTCCAATTTTCTTATGGAAAATCAATTCCTCACCGATTGCAAAAAGAAGTTTGAACATGTGCTGGATATCTTTGTGAAAGATATTGCTTCTTTGCGCACGGGAAGGGCAAGCCCTGCGCTCGTAGAGGATATTGAGGCGGATTATTACGGCACAAAAACCCCTATCAAGCACATGGCCGCTATCAATGTTTCGGGTCCTACAGAAATTCTCATACAGCCCTGGGACAAGGCCGCGTTGAAGCCCATTGAAGAGGCTATCCAAAAATCGAAGCTCGGCATCAATCCCATCGTGAATGCCGATGGCATCCGGTTAAGCCTCCCGAAACTTTCACAGGAGCGCCGGGAGCAACTGGTGAAATTATTGAAGGAGAAAGCGGAGGAGGCGCGCATCGGGCTCCGCAAAGAACGCGAAGATACCTTGCGCGTGGTTTCTCGGCTTTTTGATGAAAAGAAACTCGGGGAAGACGAGAAGTTCAGGGCGAAAGATGACGTGCAAAAACTCGTTGATGAATTCAACAAGAAAATAGAGGAGACGGTCGTAAGAAAGGAAGGGGACATCATGACCATTTGAGAGGCTTGTTCATGGAACATATTTGAAATAAAAAATCGGCAGGAACGCCGATTTTTTGCTTTTTAGATTTTATGACTATTCAACGTAAAACACATAGATAGAGTGCCCGATGGTGGCAACAAGTTTATCGGGAGTAAGCCATAATCGGTAGTCCTCCTTCGGATTTTGTCGGCTTCCCTGGTAGAACGACGCGGAAACGGCTACCCACCCCTTTTTGGGTCCGTCGCTGCTCGAAAGCCACTTGCGTTTTTCTTTCAGGTAGTAATAGGGATCTGCCCAGCCGAAATAGTCGAACCAAATTTCTTTAATGTCTCGTTCCTCGACGAACTGTGCGAGACGCTTTAAATCTTGACCCCAGTCAAGATTGGAGTCCGTAACATATTCGGCTCCGCCATCAGGTCCGCCGGCCATCTCATTGAAGTAGGCAAGATAGAACGGATGGACTCGTAAGACCGAAAGCGCCTGCCAGAGCATGAGCGCTCCCAGAATCATGTGCAATCCCCACCGTATTAGAACCATGCTGTTTTTTGGCACCGGCATTGTTGCTGGAATTGCCCCTATGGCAGGGTCGGTTTTCGGTGGGGATGCGATTTTTTTATAAAGCGTGATTATTTGCTGACTTACCACTATATAGATAAAAGGGAAGGCCGGAAGAATATGCCGTACGCCGATGTTGAGAATGGCCCGCACGCTCGTCCACCAGTAGAATGCCGCAACCAACAAAAAGGCGATCTCGGTAAAGTGCGCTCGTAACCACGCTCTTCCCTTCAGAAGGCCTCGCACGCCCGTGAGCGCGAAGATAAGCGCTATAATCGTGAGCAGATGGATTGTTAAAGGTTCTTTTAGCGCATAGACGACGGGGAAATACCAAGGTGATCCATATTTGGAAACCTCTCCAAGAAAATAGGTAGTATTTCCGCCCGCAACGCGCTGGAACACCATGAGAAGCCCCAGGAAATATTCGGCGTAGGGCTTAAGAAGCAGTTTATCCGAACCCCATATGACAAGATTTTTCGGAAAATCAAGGACATATGGAGCATATTGAGGGTAGATATCCTTTTCTTGCATGAGGGCGGCGAGTCCTCGCATGGCGCCAACTGAATATGTGGTGAGTATCTGCGTGGTATCCGCTTTCTGGCGCTCGTTGGGGTAGTTGCGCGTGTGATGCCAATAAAGCGGGTATATGGCAATGTACGCCACGATGACCACGGCAATAAACTTAAAAAGCATCGGCCAGAAATGCGCATGGCGTTCCGCTTCGTCCTCGAAGTGCTCTTCAGCATGTGTTTCTCCGCGTCCACTGAATGGCAGGTGTGCATGCTGGGAGGGCGGTATGTGCGAGACATGCCGCTTTTTATAGGCGATAACCCAAAGCACCATCATAATGAAAAAAATGGGAAGGAGCATGAACGTGTTGAATTTGACCAGGAACGCAAACCCCAGCGCAAGTCCCGCCCAAAGCACGTTTCCGTCGGTTGGGTTTTTCAAAAATCTCAGGAAGGCGATAGTCGCTACAAAAAAACCGGCGCTGGCGCCAACGTCGGTGGTGACGAATCTTCCGTGCGCAAGGAACGTGGGGGAGAAGGCATAGAAGAACGTGGCCAGCAACGCAGTTTTTTCTCCGAATTCTTTTTTTGTCCACAAAAAGATGATAAGACCCAGAAACAGCGTGAAAAGCATCATCGGTATCTTAACTGCCTGGGTGATGGCGTCGGCATCATTGCCCGACCCGAATATAAGAGCCCGTCCAAATTCCCACTGCCCGTTGATATCGCTTACCCAGCTTTTGTGGCCCCAGGGTTCTTTCAGGTTCATCCAGAGGAGCGGCAAGGCCCCAAGGTCCTTCATGAGCGGAGGATGTTCGGGGTTTAATCTAAAATCTCCTGTGCGCAAGTAGCTATAGCCTGCGCCAATGTGCGGATCCTCGTCGATAATGATGGCATCATCCTCGATGCTCAAAAACATCAAGCCACCCATGACCGCGAGCATGGCAAGGGCTATACCATTGACGATTAACTTTTTTCTTGGTAGCATATGATTCTGATTAGATGAATCTCTAAGGAGGCTACGTGGAAGAAAAACAAGTTCCTTTTCACCGTTTGGGATTTTCCGTCGGTTCTTTGCATCTTGTGGCTGTTTACAACATGCATCCTGGGAAGCCGGAAGTTATATTACAAGTCCGAGATCCGCTTGTTACGACGGAGATGTTCCGCCTCTCCGCCAATGAACTCCGGACGCTGGCGAATTTTATTTCCGCAGAATCCCGGAACAGCGAGATTGCGTTTGATGACGATCACTGCACGCTCTTTCTGGAGCGGCAGAATGAGGCGCTTCATTATGAAGTGCGCCGTCACGGCAATTACCATCTTCTTTATCGGCACGATCTGACCATGGCGGAAAGAGAACTGTTCGGCATATTCGTAGCTACGATCACCCTGCGTCTTTCCGGAAAGGAACTGGCTTTCTGACCGGAAGCGCAACTGATATTCCGGCTCCGCAAACTTGCGGAGTTTTTATATTACTCATTCCACGATTCCTACCTCAAAATACTGGAATTTCAGGACGGAAACTTCAGTGCCACGCTTCCGGAGGTTTTCAAAAAGTTTTTCGTCTTTCTTGAGCGGCGCGATAACACTCCCCACGGG comes from the bacterium genome and includes:
- a CDS encoding PEP/pyruvate-binding domain-containing protein produces the protein MSTLTKSFKQLSKLDVSLAGGKGASLGEMTQAGILVPPGFVVLASVFDRFCAETDLGIEIDSILHKVDHKRINTVEDASENIKALILNAKMPGDIASAIKKEFKKLDAIYVAVRSSATAEDSASAAWAGQLESYLNTTEKDLLQNVQKCWASLFTPRAIFYRFEKGLHGSHISVAVVVQKMVQSEVSGIAFSVHPVTEDRNQLIIEAGFGLGEAIVSGQITPDSYVVEKEPRRIIDKNIAVQTRAIVRTKTKTDWIDIPESKGAQQALSDKEILQLTALILRIEEHYGFPCDIEWAREKGKFYIVQSRPITTLKSTRGAKQYKKTYTRENCLIAIQIWEKQQCELLKEKLDSVVPFSVFDAHEGVVGIYYDEKIFDIWGELISNKANSDPAFVPEIMKWYGKHLDKLEAIWKRGRVLSVQELADLFDLASWAWVGLSISYFLPSLTNVSKKSQNLGMALRERSADFLELTDHTIQNTLHGLYPDLGDLVKYLAIEEVKENALPSVETLQERQRHYIYFGFRLYTNKNVHEFVRENAIVIEEEKVPMGATEFAGQTAMGGKAQGRVRILRKKSEIPFLQKGEILATAMTTPDYLPAMRNAVAFITDEGGITCHAAIVARELGKPCIIGTKIATQVLKDGDLVEVDANHGIVKILKRAVRDLEQSRPITTSQSVGIEESLEKRFLNALGEDELFKVEGDFLLLLVAIDWFNYYDEKGKVKNVYPALCLKSGSTLNIYWSLSKYREVSKMMFRMYLDKKLDLKDFHEKYHVLKHEIDDFYHAYYISGHTDESALLAKLGRTHTFLREIDLQTLFLDALDQRAIEEVLKERSIEIDLAKVWRVSHILDSYSFHTKNKDDILASYKKRPESLQYVYSNYVHICSPSEVRKKVRLLDISALKGELEKNKKEAKENLVAKRKEVSKLSPFERKILVFVDLAGYLRDDRKTLITKCDVLLFNLTSDLYKLWGIRKELVPVSLVSDVLKGRERIRALVPTLTARLNKTVLFTTDGKNYKESMEEAAEEIEAAYQRQHAPKDASVLRGESASTGLARGRVRVIIKKKDFYMFRDGEILVAAMTRPEFVPLMKKAKAIVTDEGGITSHAAIVSRELGKPCIIGTRVATKLLKDGDLVEVDAERGVVRILEKKPSEVPPSGTDRGVVRILKKL
- a CDS encoding glycosyltransferase, encoding MASELSNRNIAFVHDYLLNPGGAERVLGAMAGVFPEAPIHALLYDEEKIGHLFPKERVIISFLQRFPKFFQNRPKYLAPLLPIAAESFDLRDYELVISSSSAFAKGVVTRARTTHICYCHSPMRYAWDFTHEYQTDTREKRTIRFPVRLIQHYLRLWDRTAADRVHYFIANSKTVSARIKKYYRRDAAVIYPPVAVDAYRPTEAHDGYFLIVSRLVPYKRVDLAVQAFNKLQLPLVVAGDGVERKNLERIAGPTVQFLGPVSEEKKSELMERCRAFIFPGEDDFGITAVEAMAAGKPVLAYRKGGVCETVIEGVTGEFFDDPAPEALADGVRRLRENLQSYDHALIRKRAEEFRTERFQKEFRAYLKNTF
- the frr gene encoding ribosome recycling factor, which gives rise to MENQFLTDCKKKFEHVLDIFVKDIASLRTGRASPALVEDIEADYYGTKTPIKHMAAINVSGPTEILIQPWDKAALKPIEEAIQKSKLGINPIVNADGIRLSLPKLSQERREQLVKLLKEKAEEARIGLRKEREDTLRVVSRLFDEKKLGEDEKFRAKDDVQKLVDEFNKKIEETVVRKEGDIMTI
- a CDS encoding glycosyltransferase family 39 protein, translating into MLPRKKLIVNGIALAMLAVMGGLMFLSIEDDAIIIDEDPHIGAGYSYLRTGDFRLNPEHPPLMKDLGALPLLWMNLKEPWGHKSWVSDINGQWEFGRALIFGSGNDADAITQAVKIPMMLFTLFLGLIIFLWTKKEFGEKTALLATFFYAFSPTFLAHGRFVTTDVGASAGFFVATIAFLRFLKNPTDGNVLWAGLALGFAFLVKFNTFMLLPIFFIMMVLWVIAYKKRHVSHIPPSQHAHLPFSGRGETHAEEHFEDEAERHAHFWPMLFKFIAVVIVAYIAIYPLYWHHTRNYPNERQKADTTQILTTYSVGAMRGLAALMQEKDIYPQYAPYVLDFPKNLVIWGSDKLLLKPYAEYFLGLLMVFQRVAGGNTTYFLGEVSKYGSPWYFPVVYALKEPLTIHLLTIIALIFALTGVRGLLKGRAWLRAHFTEIAFLLVAAFYWWTSVRAILNIGVRHILPAFPFIYIVVSQQIITLYKKIASPPKTDPAIGAIPATMPVPKNSMVLIRWGLHMILGALMLWQALSVLRVHPFYLAYFNEMAGGPDGGAEYVTDSNLDWGQDLKRLAQFVEERDIKEIWFDYFGWADPYYYLKEKRKWLSSSDGPKKGWVAVSASFYQGSRQNPKEDYRLWLTPDKLVATIGHSIYVFYVE